The following coding sequences are from one Candidatus Borkfalkia ceftriaxoniphila window:
- a CDS encoding Ger(x)C family spore germination protein, translating into MNRLWTRVFIVAACVLLLLFFSNDFGIIDIQKTAIVVAVGIDKSEKQEDKYDVTAQIAIPVTAGTSGAEAACEITIRDTNTIGEAVAQINSQTGWFPTLVYCNLVLFGKDTTDRDVFDALDYFLRSDYVPDTALVAVVDGRCDEVLGSQSPINDMSATAITKTLSSEAQKSGTVSVSNLRDFAKGYYSPSQSGFLPMIEMKDSGEQSGGQTGGSGGSGESAAVANFTLPYSAGFDNTLARLKRLRFRWWDFRKTPLPVSAEESSGGGGSGKSGQQKPKIFKASKTALFKAGRMVGLLNEDETLALNVTTGDTELATIPIRMEEEGEEITYILQIKPESKGVKLKVTDDLAKFTVMIKCSAQITDASKAKSVEDITRSQIVQKKVLDAAEKQITETLSDVYTKSMESGCDVYGVQQSLYRHNYKYYEKMKDDILQAVHPEYSVKLHTLR; encoded by the coding sequence ATGAACCGACTGTGGACAAGAGTTTTCATCGTAGCCGCCTGCGTGCTGCTGCTCCTGTTCTTTTCCAACGATTTCGGGATCATCGATATCCAGAAGACCGCCATCGTGGTGGCGGTCGGCATCGACAAATCGGAAAAGCAGGAGGATAAATACGACGTGACGGCGCAGATCGCCATTCCCGTAACTGCGGGCACGTCGGGTGCGGAGGCCGCCTGCGAGATCACCATACGCGACACCAACACCATCGGCGAGGCGGTCGCGCAGATCAATTCGCAGACGGGCTGGTTCCCTACCCTCGTCTACTGCAATTTGGTGCTGTTCGGGAAAGACACCACCGACCGCGACGTGTTCGACGCGCTCGACTATTTCCTGCGCAGCGATTACGTGCCCGATACCGCGCTCGTCGCCGTCGTGGACGGGCGGTGCGACGAGGTGCTCGGCAGCCAGTCGCCCATCAACGATATGTCCGCCACGGCGATCACCAAGACGCTCTCTTCCGAGGCGCAAAAGTCGGGCACCGTATCGGTGAGCAACCTGCGCGATTTCGCCAAGGGTTACTATTCTCCATCCCAAAGCGGATTTCTGCCTATGATCGAGATGAAGGATTCGGGCGAGCAGAGCGGCGGACAGACGGGCGGAAGCGGCGGAAGCGGGGAGAGCGCGGCGGTCGCAAACTTTACCCTGCCCTATTCGGCGGGGTTCGACAACACGCTCGCGCGGCTCAAAAGGCTGCGTTTCCGCTGGTGGGATTTCCGTAAAACGCCCCTGCCCGTTTCGGCAGAAGAAAGTTCGGGCGGCGGCGGAAGCGGAAAGAGCGGGCAGCAAAAGCCGAAAATCTTCAAGGCCTCTAAGACGGCGCTCTTCAAAGCGGGCAGGATGGTCGGGCTTTTGAACGAGGACGAGACGCTCGCGCTCAATGTCACGACGGGAGACACGGAACTGGCGACCATTCCCATCCGCATGGAAGAAGAGGGAGAAGAGATCACCTATATCTTGCAGATCAAGCCCGAATCCAAGGGCGTAAAACTGAAAGTGACGGACGATCTCGCTAAGTTCACCGTCATGATAAAGTGCAGCGCGCAGATCACAGACGCGAGCAAAGCCAAGAGCGTGGAAGATATCACCCGTTCGCAGATCGTGCAGAAAAAGGTTCTGGACGCGGCGGAAAAACAGATTACCGAAACTCTTTCCGACGTGTATACCAAGAGCATGGAGAGCGGCTGCGACGTTTACGGCGTGCAGCAAAGTTTGTACCGCCACAATTATAAGTACTACGAAAAAATGAAAGACGATATCCTGCAGGCGGTGCATCCCGAGTACAGCGTAAAACTCCATACACTCCGCTGA
- the yfbR gene encoding 5'-deoxynucleotidase, which yields MYNFYAFLDRMKYIRRWSLMRSSRDENIMEHSQQVAVLAHALAAADTELFGGKADIPKTVLYALYHEVSEVMTGDLPTPIKYFNSEIHGAYKQLEDKAADKLLHMLPEPLSPYLAPYVKADAASYEYKLVKAADKLSAYIKCLEELKSGNDEFKRAKESIEKELREKRMPCVDYFMENFIPAFLLTLDEMEDLE from the coding sequence ATGTACAATTTTTACGCCTTTTTGGACAGAATGAAATACATCCGCCGCTGGTCGCTCATGCGCTCCTCGCGCGACGAAAATATCATGGAGCACTCCCAGCAGGTGGCGGTCCTCGCGCACGCGCTCGCCGCCGCGGACACCGAACTTTTCGGCGGCAAAGCGGATATCCCCAAAACCGTGCTTTACGCGCTCTATCACGAGGTGAGCGAGGTGATGACGGGCGATCTTCCCACGCCCATCAAATACTTCAACAGCGAGATCCACGGCGCTTACAAACAGTTGGAGGACAAGGCGGCGGATAAACTTTTGCATATGCTGCCCGAACCGCTTTCTCCCTATCTCGCACCTTACGTCAAGGCGGACGCCGCGTCCTACGAATATAAACTCGTCAAGGCGGCGGACAAGCTTTCGGCTTACATCAAGTGCCTCGAAGAGTTGAAAAGCGGCAACGACGAGTTCAAGCGGGCAAAGGAGAGCATCGAAAAAGAGTTGCGGGAAAAGCGTATGCCCTGCGTCGATTATTTCATGGAAAACTTTATCCCCGCGTTTTTATTGACGCTCGACGAAATGGAGGATCTGGAATGA
- the thiT gene encoding energy-coupled thiamine transporter ThiT codes for MLLNLLSAEWFLFRFDSPMNACRTIAIWLSAVLVIVFALIMLLTSGGTRKKCAKISLIVTIVYVAALSVLFLSLSFAEDGIKPILFYPLLALILVLGASGVCLYFRRDKAVFLAAGIATGAALIATLVCMMVHFSTGDPVTDNGIEDAGTVNTLALWLLAAVLLAAVVALAFLFGRKDKKGFDSRSIAFAAVCIAMSFALSYLRIVKLPQGGSITLASLLPLMLYSYMFGTKKGVFAGMIYGVLQAFQDTYILHPAQFLLDYPLAFSAIGLAGMFARTDSLRYPQVKFALGAVVAGVGRLAMHFVSGIFAFGEFAPEGQPVALYSFIYQASYVLPDIAIVIVVGALLLSSRTFRHEIERYTLAPAAGEPVAEDK; via the coding sequence ATGTTACTCAATTTGTTGAGCGCCGAATGGTTTTTGTTCCGTTTCGACTCGCCGATGAACGCCTGCCGCACGATCGCTATCTGGCTGAGCGCGGTGCTCGTGATCGTTTTCGCGCTCATAATGCTTCTGACGTCGGGCGGAACGCGGAAAAAATGCGCGAAGATCAGCCTGATCGTCACGATCGTTTACGTGGCGGCGCTGAGCGTTTTGTTCCTGTCCCTTTCGTTTGCGGAAGACGGAATCAAGCCCATTCTATTTTATCCCCTTCTGGCATTGATCCTCGTTCTGGGCGCGAGCGGCGTGTGCCTGTATTTCAGGCGCGACAAGGCGGTCTTTCTTGCCGCGGGAATCGCGACGGGCGCGGCGCTGATCGCCACGCTGGTCTGCATGATGGTTCATTTTTCGACAGGCGACCCCGTCACGGATAACGGCATCGAGGATGCGGGCACTGTGAACACGCTCGCCCTGTGGCTGCTCGCAGCCGTGCTGCTGGCGGCCGTCGTCGCGCTGGCTTTCCTGTTCGGACGCAAGGATAAAAAAGGATTCGATTCTCGTTCCATCGCCTTTGCCGCGGTCTGCATCGCCATGAGTTTCGCCCTCTCCTACCTGCGCATCGTAAAACTGCCGCAGGGCGGATCCATTACGCTCGCGAGCCTGTTGCCGCTGATGCTCTATTCTTATATGTTCGGCACCAAAAAAGGCGTGTTCGCGGGTATGATCTACGGCGTTTTACAGGCGTTCCAGGATACGTATATTTTGCACCCCGCGCAGTTTTTGCTCGACTATCCCCTCGCGTTTTCCGCCATCGGTCTGGCGGGCATGTTCGCGCGCACCGATTCTTTGCGATATCCCCAAGTAAAATTCGCTTTGGGCGCGGTCGTCGCGGGAGTGGGACGGCTGGCAATGCACTTCGTTTCGGGCATCTTTGCTTTCGGAGAATTTGCCCCCGAAGGTCAGCCCGTGGCGCTGTACAGTTTCATCTATCAGGCGAGTTACGTTCTGCCCGATATCGCCATCGTCATCGTCGTGGGCGCGCTGCTCCTCTCTTCGCGCACTTTCCGTCACGAAATAGAACGATATACGCTTGCCCCCGCGGCAGGTGAACCCGTCGCAGAGGATAAATAA
- a CDS encoding M50 family metallopeptidase → MQFSLLSAASVFSAIGSVVVAVLILLVMITVHEFGHYVAGKIFKFKINEFAIGFGPALFKHTKKNGEIFSVRALPLGGYCAFEGEDEDKDDPAAFNNKKPWQRIIVLISGALMNYILAVLVIIVSFFACGQLLLMTLETEDSSYTAAGNYIESEYKFQDRDVIIACEGKNIYLTSDLMDALEGLKDGELAKFKISRVFEDGRKIVEVEIMMRADADFSGMTDTNSVWECIGVAKQLSEDGETYTYKMASTAVKGFGFFETIGRAFTYSIRIAGTLFRVLGELLTGALGLSAFGGPITTIRMTSAIATLGWVQFFEITALIGVNLAVFNLLPIPALDGSKVVFTIIEWIRGKPVNRKVEAVIHTVGFLFLIGFAILVDILQLF, encoded by the coding sequence ATGCAATTCAGTTTACTTTCGGCGGCGAGCGTATTTTCCGCCATCGGCTCTGTCGTGGTCGCCGTTCTCATCTTGCTGGTCATGATCACGGTGCACGAATTCGGGCATTACGTGGCGGGCAAAATTTTCAAATTCAAGATCAACGAATTTGCGATCGGGTTCGGGCCCGCGCTCTTCAAACATACGAAAAAGAACGGCGAGATCTTTTCGGTGCGCGCGCTTCCGCTCGGCGGCTACTGCGCGTTCGAGGGAGAGGACGAAGATAAAGATGACCCCGCCGCGTTCAACAATAAAAAGCCGTGGCAGAGGATCATCGTACTGATTTCGGGCGCTCTGATGAACTATATTCTGGCGGTGCTCGTGATCATCGTTTCCTTTTTCGCCTGCGGACAATTGCTTTTGATGACGCTGGAAACGGAGGATTCCTCCTATACGGCTGCGGGAAATTATATCGAGAGCGAATATAAATTTCAGGACCGCGACGTCATCATTGCCTGCGAAGGCAAAAACATTTATCTGACCTCCGATCTGATGGACGCGTTGGAAGGGCTGAAAGACGGAGAACTTGCGAAATTCAAAATTTCCCGTGTGTTCGAGGACGGCCGCAAGATCGTGGAAGTGGAGATCATGATGCGCGCCGACGCGGATTTTTCCGGCATGACGGACACCAATTCGGTGTGGGAATGTATCGGCGTCGCAAAACAGTTGAGCGAGGACGGGGAAACGTATACGTACAAGATGGCGTCGACCGCAGTCAAGGGATTCGGGTTTTTCGAAACTATCGGCCGCGCGTTCACCTATTCCATACGTATTGCGGGCACGCTGTTCCGCGTGCTGGGCGAACTTTTGACGGGTGCACTCGGATTATCCGCGTTCGGCGGGCCGATCACGACCATCCGCATGACTTCAGCCATTGCCACGCTCGGGTGGGTGCAGTTCTTCGAGATCACGGCGCTCATCGGCGTGAATCTCGCGGTGTTCAACCTCTTGCCGATCCCTGCGCTCGACGGTTCCAAAGTCGTGTTCACGATCATCGAGTGGATACGCGGCAAGCCGGTCAACCGCAAAGTGGAGGCGGTCATCCACACGGTGGGATTTTTGTTCCTCATAGGGTTTGCGATCTTAGTGGATATTTTGCAATTGTTTTAG
- the dxr gene encoding 1-deoxy-D-xylulose-5-phosphate reductoisomerase has product MRKKIALIGSTGSIGRQVINVALRYPERFEIVAMAANTDDITFSRQISAVRPAFACMRDENSAKRVEAPRGTLVKGGETAFSEACGYAGADVVFNAVTGFAGLKVALDAIAAGKRLALANKESLVVGGALVMPAAKAKGTEIVPVDSEHSAIWQCLHFDRAAKFSKLILTASGGALRDVPLEKLPFVTAKEALCHPNWDMGAKITIDCATMLNKGFEVIEAMWLYGAPADKIDVVLHRESVVHSMVAFEDGAVLAQMSAPSMELPIQLALTYPERLSCALPTPDFAKLGALRFETVDEARYPCFTVAKECAREGGSLPCVLNAAGEIAVRAFLGGQIKYTKIAQILEGTLFRFAREEVSDYAQLLETDERARAIANQLIAEG; this is encoded by the coding sequence ATGCGTAAAAAAATAGCCCTGATCGGAAGTACGGGCTCCATCGGCAGACAGGTGATCAACGTCGCGCTGCGTTATCCCGAACGCTTCGAGATCGTGGCGATGGCGGCAAATACCGACGATATCACCTTTTCCCGTCAGATTTCCGCCGTGCGCCCCGCCTTTGCCTGTATGCGCGACGAGAACTCGGCAAAGCGCGTCGAGGCGCCGCGGGGAACGCTCGTAAAAGGGGGCGAGACGGCTTTTTCCGAGGCTTGCGGGTATGCGGGGGCGGACGTCGTTTTTAATGCCGTAACGGGATTTGCGGGCCTGAAAGTCGCGCTCGATGCGATCGCCGCGGGAAAGCGGCTGGCGCTCGCCAATAAGGAATCGCTGGTGGTCGGCGGCGCGCTCGTCATGCCCGCGGCAAAGGCGAAAGGCACGGAGATCGTGCCCGTGGACAGCGAACATTCCGCCATCTGGCAGTGCCTGCATTTCGACCGCGCGGCGAAGTTTTCCAAACTGATCCTGACGGCGAGCGGCGGCGCGCTTCGCGACGTTCCCCTTGAAAAACTGCCCTTCGTCACGGCAAAGGAGGCGCTTTGCCACCCCAACTGGGACATGGGCGCCAAAATTACCATTGACTGCGCCACCATGCTCAACAAAGGGTTCGAAGTCATCGAGGCGATGTGGCTGTACGGCGCGCCTGCGGACAAGATCGACGTGGTGCTGCACCGCGAGAGCGTTGTGCATTCCATGGTCGCTTTCGAGGACGGCGCGGTGCTCGCGCAGATGAGTGCGCCGAGCATGGAACTTCCCATTCAGTTGGCTCTCACCTATCCCGAGCGTCTGTCCTGCGCGCTCCCGACGCCCGATTTCGCAAAACTCGGCGCGCTGCGGTTCGAAACGGTGGACGAGGCGCGATACCCTTGCTTTACCGTCGCCAAAGAGTGCGCGCGCGAGGGGGGCAGCCTTCCCTGCGTTTTGAACGCGGCGGGGGAGATCGCCGTGCGTGCATTCCTCGGCGGACAAATAAAATACACGAAAATTGCGCAAATTTTAGAGGGAACGCTTTTTCGCTTCGCGCGGGAAGAGGTTTCCGATTATGCGCAACTACTCGAAACGGACGAACGGGCGAGGGCGATCGCAAATCAACTTATAGCGGAAGGTTAA
- a CDS encoding TIGR04076 family protein, with the protein MNKVRITVLKTTLDKELAKEYGVAGLGPCPMLKAGQVFYADYAKPQGLCDEAWKAIYQYVFALAHGGEQLFYYGDWIREKGVAICSCNDGIRPVIFKLECTDIQAKAGE; encoded by the coding sequence ATGAACAAGGTCAGAATCACCGTTTTAAAGACGACGCTCGACAAAGAACTTGCAAAAGAATACGGCGTAGCGGGGCTGGGACCGTGCCCCATGCTGAAAGCGGGGCAGGTGTTTTATGCCGATTACGCCAAGCCGCAGGGGCTTTGCGACGAAGCGTGGAAAGCGATTTATCAATACGTGTTCGCGCTCGCGCACGGCGGCGAGCAACTCTTTTACTACGGCGACTGGATCCGCGAAAAGGGCGTCGCGATCTGCTCGTGCAACGACGGCATCCGCCCCGTTATCTTTAAACTCGAATGTACCGATATACAGGCGAAGGCAGGGGAGTGA